The region AGAGTTTTTAATCATACTCCCTGCTAACTCGATAGATGAGATTTACAAAGAGGCTGAAAAACTAAGAAAAATCATAGAAAAACATGACTTTGAAATAGTACACAAATTGACTTGTAGCTTTGGCGTAACTCTCCATGAAGAACATACTAGTATAAATGAAAGCATAATAAAAGCAGATGAAAAACTATATGAAGCTAAAAAAAGCGGTAGAAATAGAGTTGTTTTTAGCTTCACGTAAAAGTAATTATTGATGTATAATTGCACAAACAAATAAAAGGCTCTATCATTATCTCAAATAATCAAACACTCACACAGCAATTTCACTCTTTTTGTACTCAACATAAACCCAAAGATTTTCAAAAGGCTGTGGAATTTTTTGCAATCTTTGGTGGTGTAGAATGGGGTGAAGTAAACACAGATGCTCAAGCTTTTGAAGTTGTAAAAAAACTTATCTTAGATGACTATACATATATAAGAAATGATATTAGTGATTTAACCACAGGAATGCCTCTTTATCACTCCATACTTAGCGGTATTGCCATGGGTGATGGTAGAACTCACTCTGCATTTAAAAAAGCAAATGTAGATAATGAAACTGGTTTAAAAGCTGTAGCAGAACTTTGTGAAATGGGCATTTTGAAAAAACAAGTATCTCCTAAAGAGTTTACAAGTTGGGCTGAAGATTATAGAATCTCAGATAAACTTATCTTCAATACTCCGTTTATGCGTTTTTGGTTTGCTTTTATATCTCCTCTTTTTAAAGGCATCAAAGAAGGAAACTACAAAGAAGTTGAGGAGAGATTTAAAAACTCTCAAGTAGAGTTTACAAGATTGATTTATACTCAACTCTCACAAGAACTCTTAAAACAAACCTTCAAAGATGATATCTTGATAGAGTGCGGAAGTTACTGGGATAAAGATGTTGAGATAGATATCTATGCTAAAACAAAATCTGGAAAAATCATAGTAGGTTCAGCTAAATACTCAAACTCTAAAGTAAAAAAGAGTGAACTTACAAATCTTCAACAAAAGTGTTTAACTGCAAAAATAGAGCCAGATATATATGTCATCTCAGCTAAAGAAGGTTTCTCAAATGAGTTAAAATCTCTTCGTAGCCAAAACTTAAAACTCTTCACCATAAAGAGCCTAAAGTCACTAATCTAGGCGCATCTTCAAAGCCAAGGCTTCTACTTTTTCCCTACATTCAGGTTTAGAGTAGTAAAAACCTTGAACAATATCACAATTACATTTTCGTAAAAAATCTATGTGTGCTTTTGTTTCTGGACCTTCAGCTACTATCTTAAGTGAGAGTGATTTTGACATACTTATGATTGCATTTGTTATAGCAATATCATCTTTATCATCTGGTATATCTTTTATAAACTCTCTATCAATTTTCAACTTGTCTATTGGAAGTTTTTTAAGATAACTTAGAGATGAGTAACCCGTACCAAAATCATCAATAGCTATAGAGATGCCAAGCTTTTTAAGTTTAGTTAGTATTTTTGCTGTCTCATTAATGTTTTCCATAATAACACTCTCTGTAACTTCAAGCTCTACAAGTTTTGCATCTATGTTATTTTTTTCTATAGCTTCTTCAATATAAGAGTATAAATCTTGATGTAAAATCTGTTTAGCTGAGATATTTATAGAAATAGTTACACTGCTCATATGAGTATCTCTCCAAAGAGCCAATTGGGCACATGACTCATCTATAATCCACTCTCCAATACTCATAATAAGTCCACTATTTTCCGCGATAGGTATAAACTCCAAAGGAGAGATAAGCCCTCTTATTGGATGCTGCCATCTTATAAGTGCTTCTACTCCTATGACTTGTTCATCTACAAGTGATATTTGTGGTTGATACAACAAAAAAAGCTCTTTATTTGCCAAAGCTTTATGAAGCTCACTCTCAAGCATTAAACGATTTGTTGATAGATTTAAGAGAGCTTTATTGAAAAATGAGTATCTACTTCTACCTGATTGTTTCGCATCATACATAGCTATATCTGCATTTCTTAAAAGTAGTTCTGCATCTTGGGCATCTTCTGGATAGATAGCTATACCCATAGATGCTGTAGTATAAACCTCGTAAATATCCAGCATAAATGGTGTTTTAAAAATTTTTTGAATCTTTATCATAGTTTCATTTATATTATCTTTATTCTCTATATTTGAGAGTAACAAAACAAATTCATCTCCACCAAAACGAGCTAACATCTCATGAGTGCCTATTTCATCTTCAAGTCGTTTTGTAACTTTTTGAAGTAACATATCACCTAAAGTATGTCCAAGTGAGTCGTTTATGGTTTTAAAATTATCAAGATCCATAAAAACTAAAGCAAAATTTCCAGCATTTGATTCTATGAGATTGGCAACTTTATTTACATAAGCATGGCGATTAGGAAGACCTGTTAAACTATCATGACTTGCATAATACTCTAACTCATCTTTTGATTTTTGCTCTTTTTTATAAACAAATCTAAATATCAATATTCCCACAAACCAAAATATCAGATGCACCACTAAAGTTTTTTGATATGAAACAATGGATAATTTATATATCTCTTTCATAGGAACACTCACACTAACCGCTCCCGCTGTGGGATTATCAATATATGTACTTTGATGACCATGGCAAGTAAGACATCCAAGAGTTATTTTCATAGGACGAATAAGACGCATATAAGATTCACCATCTATATTTTCTAACTCAGAAATTTCTTTTATTGATATGTCCTTTGCAAATGTTTTTAAGGCATTTTTTTCCCATGCATCTGGTGCACTATCTGGATTTAAAAGTTCTAAAGCAGTTATATGACCTTTAGTTCCGTAGAGTCCTGGGTATTCACTCATCATCTGTCTTAGCATATATGCAGGATTCATAAGAGTTAGTTTTTTTCCACTTTGAGTAGTAACATCTCTCTCTAAAAGATGCTCCAAGTATGGACTTGGAGGAGTTCTATCCTTATCAACTCGAACATATACACCACCATGACTACTAGCCCACTGTCTAAAGGCTTGATCTTTGTTAAAGTTCGCATTTGCTATGTTAAGAGCAGTCTGACAACTTTGTTGATACTGACTTATAGCTGCTATGATTAGAGATGCTATAACCGTAAGCGTCCAACCTAACATTGTAATAATTTTTAAACTAAATAATTTTTTCATATAATTTTCTTTATTAAAGTAGATTTTTTTAAATGTAAATTATTATAATATTTTATAACTTAAGAATGTCTCTCATTAGTGAACTAAACAAGAATGTGGTCAATTTTAGCTAAACTTACCTAATTATATTTAAAAATTACAAGGCATTTTAAAATGAAAGAAAGAGTGTTACTTTTACATGGATGGGGAGGAAGTGATACGCCTCATTGGCAAAGTTGGTTAGCATCTGAGATAGCTAAAAACTATGGATGCATTAGTTTTTTAAAATTATCAAACTTTGATTTTCCAAAGAAAGATGTTTGGAAAAAAGAAGTTATCAAAGAATTGGAAGAATTTAAACCGACTATTGTTATATGTCACTCTTTAGCAAACAACCTTTGGTTTCATCTATGCAATGAAGAAAATATAGTTGATGTAAATAAACTTTTTTTAGTAGCACCACCTAGTTTAAAAAATGAGATAAAAGAGGTAAAAAGCTTTTTCCCCATAAAAGCTCCAAAAAATCTTCATGCAAAAGAAGCACTTCTTATCTGCTCTACAAATGATCCATATATGACAATAGATGAAGCAAAATCACTCCAAAAAGAGTTAGATATAGATATGAAAATACTTCAAGATGCAGGGCATATAAATGCAAAGAGCGGTTTTGGTGAATGGAACTGGATGCTAGATAAGCTAAAATAGTTTATAATTTTAAAATAAGGATTTTATTTATGAATGATACAGTAGAAGAGTTAGAAACAGAACTTCAAGAAGTTTTACTAAACATAGACAACATTGCAGAAAAAGTACTCAAAAAAGAGCTAGATGCCTATGAAGGTTTTATGGAGTCTGAGAAGTACAAAAACAGAGTAGTTGAGATAGGTTATGCCCTAAAAGAAAAAGGCATAGACATCACAACAAGAACTGAATAAATATTTTTGTGTTATAATTTAACCAAGCACGATACAAAGGATTTGTTATGAATATTAATAGTTATACATTTCAATCACCCTATCCAAATCAGGTACAAGTAGGTAGGCTTGATTCTAGTTCTAAACAAGAAAACACTACTACAGACTCAGGTTCTGAGCTTTTAAAAAACACTAATACAACGCTAAAAGAAGCGAAAAGTTTTGACTCAACACAAACAAATGAAGTTAAACCAAGTGTTAATTCTAGTAAGCTTTTAGATATATATGCTTAAGCCAACTCTCTACTTTCTTAGATCTTCTGAGCAAAAAATTGCAACGAATATGCTTCGCTACTCGATGCGACTTGATGAGTATAATAAAGAGTTACAAGAGTTTCCTCAACTCTCAATTTATGAAAAATTTTATGGCTTATCTAGCAAAGATTTAGGACTTTATGCTTTAGTTGATAACAAAATAGTTGGTGGAGTTTGGATACGAAAACTCAAAGCTGAAGATAATGCTCAAGGTTTTATAGATGCAAATACTCCCATTTTAAACATAGCGGTTTTACCAGAGTTTAGAAGAAAAGGTATAGCTTCTTTTATGCTTGAGCAACTCCTACAAGAAGCTGGAGCAGTATTTGAGAAGATTAGCGTAGCTCCTCTAAAAGACTCTAGCATCATTGAGTTTTTTGAAAAATATGGTTTTAAGATAGTTGAAGATTCACAAGATAAAAGTATTGTTGATGAAAAAGAGATTCTTACAATGCTAAAGGTATTGGAGTTTCAAGAAGTAGTTAGACCAAGTGATGGGTATGATCCAAGAAGATGGATGGACTAAATATCTAAATCATGTACAATTTCACAAAAAAGATAAACAATGTCAAAAAATAAAAAAAGAGTAGCATACCAAGGTGTTCGAGGTGCTTACTCTCATCTTGCTTGTTATAGTCAATTTCCTGAATATGAGGCTATAGCTTGTAAATCTTTTGATGATACTATGTACTTAGTTGAAGAAAATAAAGCAGATTTTGCAATGATACCTATGGAAAACTCAACAGCTGGTAGAGTTGAAGAGATATACAGACTTATTCCAAAGATGAAACTCTACATCATAGATGAGTATTTTCAACCTGTAAATCACTGTCTTTTAGCTCTGCCAAATACAAAAATACAAGAGTTAAAAAGCGTATCTTCCCATCCTCAAGCACTAGCTCAATGTAAAAATCACATAGAAAAATACAAGCTAGATGCTAAAGCAAAGTTTGATACAGCAGGTTCAGCAGAAGAGCTTATAAATCTACAAGATAAAACCCACTCAGCCATAGCATCTAGTTTAGCAGCTGAAATTTATGACTTAGAGATTTTAGAAGAGGAGTTTCAAGATATAAAAAACAATACTACTCGTTTTCTAATTCTCTCAAAAGAACATATAGTTCCTGCTTTTGAACTTAGTCAAAAGTACATAACTTCCATCATCTTTGAAGTAAGAAATATACCAGCTGCTCTTTATAAAGTTCTTGGTGGTTTTGCTACAAATGGCGTAAATATCATAAAAATAGAGAGTTATTCGGGAAGTGGGACTCTAACTCTTTCGCAGTTTCATATAGATATAGATGGGCATCCAGATGAAGCAAATGTTAAACTAGCCCTTGAAGAGTTAGCTTACTTTGCAAACACAGTTAAGATGTTAGGCACATATATACCTCACTCCATGAGAGGTAATCTTCAATCATCTTAAAAAAATATACTTTTGTATATTAACTTTCATACGTCAAGATTGGTAACATTTTTTTTAGATACACTTAATCAAACAAAAGTGAAGAGATATGACTGAAGAAAAATTTATACACGATAGCAAAACCGTTTTAAAGTTTATTCAATGCTACTGTGACAATGAGCATAAAGATGTTCAAAAAAACAGTAGTTTTATCAAACTTACTCAAAATGACATATATCTAAATGAAGATATGCACTACAATCTTTGCCCTAGATGCGAAGAGACTCTTAACTACTCTTATGTAAAACTTCAAGAGTGCCCACACGATGAAAAACCGAGCTGCAGACAATGTCCAAAACCATGTTATGATAAAGCAGAATGGAAACACATAGCCAAAATCATGAGATACAGCGGACTGAGATTTGGCATCTTAAAGATAAGAAAAAAGATTTTTGACCGTTTTAAAAAGAGTGCTTGAAACAAAAACCAACTAATATAACAGTATAATTCTCCAAAAAGAATTATAAAGCATGCAAAATCTCATAACCTTACTAACACAAAAAACTTCGCTTAAAAAAGAGCACATACAAAACATTTTAAAACTTCTTGATGAGGGTTCTACCATTCCTTTCATCGCTCGTTATAGAAAAGAGATGACTGGCGGAGCGGACGATGAAGTTCTTCGTGAATTTGAAGATATCTACATAAGTGCTAAAAATCTTTTAGAACGTAAAGAGGAAGTTTCTCGACTTATAAGTGAGAGAGCTACTTTAACAGATGCCATAAAACAGAGCATCTTAGATGCTGATACTCTTCGAGCGGTTGAAGATATTTACAGACCTTATAAAGAGAAAAAAAATACTCGTGCTACTACTGCTATGCAAAACGGTCTTACTCCTCTTGCAAACACTTTGCAAAGTGCAAGACTATCTGCATCTGAGTTCAAACAAGAGGCTAAGAAGTTTGTAAAAGGTAAAGTAGCATCTGTAGAAGAATCAATAAAAGGTGCTCAAGATATTTTAGCTGAGAGATATGCTGACTTAGCTCGTGAGCGTGAAGCTATCCGAAATACCATGCTACGTTTTGGAGAGTTAGAGACTAAAAAGACTAAACACTTTGATGAAAATGGAACTTTTAAAAACTTTGTGGGCAAATCTGAAAAAGTTGCTTACATACCATCTCATCGCTATCTTGCCATCATGCGTGGAGTTAAAGAAAAAGAGTTATCTGTAAAAATAACAATAGATATAGAGCGTATAGAACAAAACATAAAAGAGTACAAAATTCCACGTCATGCATCCAGCTCAAGCGAGTTGCTTTTTGAAGCTTACAAAGATGGACTAAAAAGACTTTTGCTTCCTTCACTAGAAAGAGAAGTTCACAGTGAGTTAAAACTAAAAGCGGACACTTCTGCCATTAATGTTTTTGGTAAAAATCTAAACCAACTTCTTATGACTCCTCCCGTTACAAAAATGGTTATTTTAGGAGTTGATCCAGCTTTTGTTAGTGGATGTAAGTTAGCTGTTATAGATGAAAATGCAAACTACTTAGAATCCACTGTAATCTACCCTACAAGCCCAAAAAGCGACTATGAAGGCTCTCGTAAAAAGATACTAACACTAACAAACAAGTATAACATAACAGGTGTAGCCATAGGAAATGGAACAGGCTCAAGAGAGACTCAAGAGTTCTTTGCTCGTCTAAATCATGAAGAAAATGTAAACCTAAACTATACAGTAGTTTCAGAAGCTGGAGCATCTGTATATTCTGCTTCTAAACTCGCTCAAGATGAGTATCCTGATCTTGATGTAACCATACGCGGTGCTATCTCCATAGCACAAAGACTTCGTGACCCAATGGCGACATTAGTAAAAATAGATGCAAAATCTCTTGGCATCGGACAGTATCAACACGATGTAGATCAAAAGCTTTTGGCAAAAAGACTTGATGATGTTACTTGTGATTTGGTAAATCGTGTAGGTGTTGATATCAACTCTGCATCTGTGACTCTGCTTTCTCATGTAGCTGGTATCGGAGCTAAAATAGCACAAAATATTATCTCTTATCGCAACGATAATGGAGAGTTTAAAACAAAAGATGAACTCTTAAAAGTAAAAGGTTTAGGTAAAAAAGCATACGAGCAAGCGGCTGGATTTATCCGTATAAAAAATGGCAAAAGTATCTTTGACAACTCTGGCATCCATCCTGAGAGTTATGCAGTAGCTAAGAGCATAAATGGTTTAGATTTAAAAAGTATAGACATAGATGCAAAATCTAAAGAGTTAGGAGTTGGAGTAGAGACTTTAAAAGACATTATTAAAGAGCTTTTAAAACCTGGATTTGACCCTAGAGAAGATTTACCTGCCATTATTTTCAAAGATGATGTGACTGATATTAAGATGCTAAAAGAGGGAAGTTTTGTCTCTGGTGTCGTTCGCAATATTGCAGATTTTGGTGCATTTGTGGATATTGGTTTGAAAAATGATGGAATGATTCACATATCCAAAATGAGCAACAAACGCATCTCTCATCCGCTAGAGATATTATCACTAAATCAATACTTACCTAAAATAGAAGTTATCTCTGTTGATTATGAAAAAGCAAAAGTGGGACTTAGTCTCATTGAGTCGGACTAATCTTGACATCAACTATAATTTTTTCTTTTACATTGTGTTAAAATTGCAAAAAGTTATTTAGGATTAAATATGCAAAGAAGAGATTTTTTTAAACTATCGCTTGTGGCATCTGCAGTTGCACTTACAAACTCCGCATCTGCAACTACG is a window of uncultured Sulfurimonas sp. DNA encoding:
- a CDS encoding Tex family protein, whose protein sequence is MQNLITLLTQKTSLKKEHIQNILKLLDEGSTIPFIARYRKEMTGGADDEVLREFEDIYISAKNLLERKEEVSRLISERATLTDAIKQSILDADTLRAVEDIYRPYKEKKNTRATTAMQNGLTPLANTLQSARLSASEFKQEAKKFVKGKVASVEESIKGAQDILAERYADLAREREAIRNTMLRFGELETKKTKHFDENGTFKNFVGKSEKVAYIPSHRYLAIMRGVKEKELSVKITIDIERIEQNIKEYKIPRHASSSSELLFEAYKDGLKRLLLPSLEREVHSELKLKADTSAINVFGKNLNQLLMTPPVTKMVILGVDPAFVSGCKLAVIDENANYLESTVIYPTSPKSDYEGSRKKILTLTNKYNITGVAIGNGTGSRETQEFFARLNHEENVNLNYTVVSEAGASVYSASKLAQDEYPDLDVTIRGAISIAQRLRDPMATLVKIDAKSLGIGQYQHDVDQKLLAKRLDDVTCDLVNRVGVDINSASVTLLSHVAGIGAKIAQNIISYRNDNGEFKTKDELLKVKGLGKKAYEQAAGFIRIKNGKSIFDNSGIHPESYAVAKSINGLDLKSIDIDAKSKELGVGVETLKDIIKELLKPGFDPREDLPAIIFKDDVTDIKMLKEGSFVSGVVRNIADFGAFVDIGLKNDGMIHISKMSNKRISHPLEILSLNQYLPKIEVISVDYEKAKVGLSLIESD
- a CDS encoding EAL domain-containing protein, translating into MKKLFSLKIITMLGWTLTVIASLIIAAISQYQQSCQTALNIANANFNKDQAFRQWASSHGGVYVRVDKDRTPPSPYLEHLLERDVTTQSGKKLTLMNPAYMLRQMMSEYPGLYGTKGHITALELLNPDSAPDAWEKNALKTFAKDISIKEISELENIDGESYMRLIRPMKITLGCLTCHGHQSTYIDNPTAGAVSVSVPMKEIYKLSIVSYQKTLVVHLIFWFVGILIFRFVYKKEQKSKDELEYYASHDSLTGLPNRHAYVNKVANLIESNAGNFALVFMDLDNFKTINDSLGHTLGDMLLQKVTKRLEDEIGTHEMLARFGGDEFVLLLSNIENKDNINETMIKIQKIFKTPFMLDIYEVYTTASMGIAIYPEDAQDAELLLRNADIAMYDAKQSGRSRYSFFNKALLNLSTNRLMLESELHKALANKELFLLYQPQISLVDEQVIGVEALIRWQHPIRGLISPLEFIPIAENSGLIMSIGEWIIDESCAQLALWRDTHMSSVTISINISAKQILHQDLYSYIEEAIEKNNIDAKLVELEVTESVIMENINETAKILTKLKKLGISIAIDDFGTGYSSLSYLKKLPIDKLKIDREFIKDIPDDKDDIAITNAIISMSKSLSLKIVAEGPETKAHIDFLRKCNCDIVQGFYYSKPECREKVEALALKMRLD
- a CDS encoding DUF234 domain-containing protein, producing the protein MHKQIKGSIIISNNQTLTQQFHSFCTQHKPKDFQKAVEFFAIFGGVEWGEVNTDAQAFEVVKKLILDDYTYIRNDISDLTTGMPLYHSILSGIAMGDGRTHSAFKKANVDNETGLKAVAELCEMGILKKQVSPKEFTSWAEDYRISDKLIFNTPFMRFWFAFISPLFKGIKEGNYKEVEERFKNSQVEFTRLIYTQLSQELLKQTFKDDILIECGSYWDKDVEIDIYAKTKSGKIIVGSAKYSNSKVKKSELTNLQQKCLTAKIEPDIYVISAKEGFSNELKSLRSQNLKLFTIKSLKSLI
- a CDS encoding GNAT family N-acetyltransferase, whose translation is MLKPTLYFLRSSEQKIATNMLRYSMRLDEYNKELQEFPQLSIYEKFYGLSSKDLGLYALVDNKIVGGVWIRKLKAEDNAQGFIDANTPILNIAVLPEFRRKGIASFMLEQLLQEAGAVFEKISVAPLKDSSIIEFFEKYGFKIVEDSQDKSIVDEKEILTMLKVLEFQEVVRPSDGYDPRRWMD
- a CDS encoding alpha/beta hydrolase, encoding MKERVLLLHGWGGSDTPHWQSWLASEIAKNYGCISFLKLSNFDFPKKDVWKKEVIKELEEFKPTIVICHSLANNLWFHLCNEENIVDVNKLFLVAPPSLKNEIKEVKSFFPIKAPKNLHAKEALLICSTNDPYMTIDEAKSLQKELDIDMKILQDAGHINAKSGFGEWNWMLDKLK
- a CDS encoding prephenate dehydratase; this encodes MSKNKKRVAYQGVRGAYSHLACYSQFPEYEAIACKSFDDTMYLVEENKADFAMIPMENSTAGRVEEIYRLIPKMKLYIIDEYFQPVNHCLLALPNTKIQELKSVSSHPQALAQCKNHIEKYKLDAKAKFDTAGSAEELINLQDKTHSAIASSLAAEIYDLEILEEEFQDIKNNTTRFLILSKEHIVPAFELSQKYITSIIFEVRNIPAALYKVLGGFATNGVNIIKIESYSGSGTLTLSQFHIDIDGHPDEANVKLALEELAYFANTVKMLGTYIPHSMRGNLQSS
- a CDS encoding nitrous oxide-stimulated promoter family protein translates to MTEEKFIHDSKTVLKFIQCYCDNEHKDVQKNSSFIKLTQNDIYLNEDMHYNLCPRCEETLNYSYVKLQECPHDEKPSCRQCPKPCYDKAEWKHIAKIMRYSGLRFGILKIRKKIFDRFKKSA